In the Streptomyces sp. NBC_00193 genome, ACGCGCTGCCGGAGCGGGCCGGCCGCGAACTGCTCGGCGACACCTGGCAGGCGGCGTCCGCGCTGCTGCCCGCGACCGGTGCCCAGTACGCCGTCATGGGGCTCGGCACCTGTGCGCTGCTGACCCTGCGGGTGCTGAACCCGAAGGCCACCCTCTCGCTCCAGGTGGTCTTCTCGCTGCTGTCGGTCGGGCTGCTGCTGGGCGGGTACGCCGCCTGGGGCGTGGCCGGGGCCGCCTGGGGCCTCGCCCTCGGCTCCGCTGCGAAGGCCGCGGCCGGCTGGCTGCGCGTGGCCCGGCTGCCCGCCCCCGCCCCGGACCCCGAACCGGCCGCCGCGGGCCCCTCGGACCAGGTCCGGGCGGCCTGAGGCAGGACCGGCTCCCTTGGTCAGGCCGGGGTGTCGCCGAAGCCCGCTTCGATCAGGGCGAACAGCTCCCGCATGGCCTGGTGCTGGTCCTCCTGACCGCGGATCAGGCTCGCGGTGTCCATCACGAAGCGGGCCAGCGCGGCGGACCTGAGGTCGCCCTCTGGAGCGCCGGTCTCCTCCGCGATGGCCGCGGCGAGCGCGACCTCGTGGCGCCGCCACATCCGGTCCCAGTACTCCTGCAGCTCCGGCGTCTCCCGGACCAGGTTGATGTGCGCGATCACCGCCGGGTCGTCGATCCGGCGGCTCGCCCGGGTCTCCACGAAGTGCTCGCGCAGGGAGTGCAGGACCGACTGCCCGGGCGCGCGGTCCCGTACGGCCGAGACGAGCGCGGCCTCGATGTCCTCGTCCTCGTCGAAGACGAGGGCTTCCTTGCTCGGGAAGT is a window encoding:
- a CDS encoding TetR/AcrR family transcriptional regulator encodes the protein MTETVGRRERKKAQTRKALADAALSLFLEHGYDKVGVRDVAEAADVSVTTLFKHFPSKEALVFDEDEDIEAALVSAVRDRAPGQSVLHSLREHFVETRASRRIDDPAVIAHINLVRETPELQEYWDRMWRRHEVALAAAIAEETGAPEGDLRSAALARFVMDTASLIRGQEDQHQAMRELFALIEAGFGDTPA